Proteins from one Staphylococcus sp. IVB6214 genomic window:
- a CDS encoding amidohydrolase, which translates to MTDWFQRASEKEKETIAIRRHLHQYPERSFQETETHAYILNRLKQLNFDIRDRVGDNGIVAKIGNAESGPTIALRADFDALPIDDMKDVPYRSKNPGVMHACGHDGHTAILLTVAELLHEHQSELKGAVVLIFQYGEEEMPGGATGMIADDALISVDKVYGNHLWSGYPTGTIHTRPGAMMAQPDEFNITLYGKGGHGAKPHETIDPIVILAEFILSAQKIVSRTLDPVKQAVISFGKIEAGDADNVIPDTAHCRGTVRTFDPEVQEHIQTRLEKLLQGLALANDITYDFDYLNGYLPVYNHEASAEIVKTAANQLNFRYHDSDLMMISEDFSYYLQALPGAFFFTGCGNAEKQTDWPHHSPHFDIDESAMKYTVSTFMKILELENVL; encoded by the coding sequence ATGACGGATTGGTTTCAACGTGCGAGCGAGAAGGAGAAGGAAACAATCGCTATTCGTCGACACTTACATCAATACCCAGAACGCTCATTTCAAGAAACGGAAACACATGCCTATATTCTTAATCGATTGAAACAGCTCAATTTCGATATTCGTGATCGGGTCGGTGACAATGGTATTGTCGCAAAGATTGGCAATGCAGAATCAGGACCTACAATTGCCTTGCGCGCAGACTTTGATGCATTACCTATTGATGATATGAAAGACGTTCCTTATCGGTCAAAAAATCCTGGCGTCATGCATGCTTGTGGTCATGATGGACATACTGCTATTTTATTAACAGTTGCTGAACTTTTACATGAACATCAGAGCGAGCTAAAAGGCGCAGTTGTTTTAATTTTTCAATATGGCGAAGAAGAAATGCCTGGCGGTGCAACGGGAATGATTGCGGATGATGCGCTGATCAGCGTGGATAAAGTGTACGGCAATCACTTATGGAGCGGTTACCCGACCGGTACCATTCATACACGTCCTGGCGCTATGATGGCACAGCCTGACGAGTTTAATATCACATTATATGGTAAGGGCGGACATGGGGCAAAACCACACGAAACCATCGACCCAATTGTCATTTTAGCCGAATTCATTTTAAGTGCCCAAAAGATTGTATCACGTACACTAGACCCTGTTAAACAAGCCGTTATTTCGTTTGGAAAAATTGAAGCTGGCGATGCTGACAATGTCATTCCAGATACCGCACATTGTCGCGGTACCGTTCGTACATTTGACCCAGAAGTACAAGAACATATTCAGACAAGATTAGAAAAACTACTGCAAGGCTTAGCTCTTGCTAATGATATTACTTATGATTTCGATTATCTTAACGGCTATTTGCCAGTGTACAACCATGAAGCTTCAGCAGAAATTGTAAAAACAGCAGCGAATCAATTAAATTTTCGCTATCATGATTCTGATTTAATGATGATTAGCGAAGACTTTTCATACTACTTACAAGCTTTACCGGGTGCATTCTTCTTCACAGGATGCGGTAATGCAGAAAAACAAACAGATTGGCCACACCATAGCCCACACTTTGATATTGATGAATCAGCTATGAAATATACAGTAAGTACATTTATGAAGATATTAGAATTAGAAAACGTACTTTAA
- a CDS encoding putative holin-like toxin, giving the protein MVSIADTLTLMIAFGTFVVSLLGLVVAIIKLNHKK; this is encoded by the coding sequence ATGGTAAGTATTGCAGACACATTAACCTTAATGATTGCATTCGGCACTTTTGTCGTTTCATTATTAGGACTTGTTGTCGCAATCATTAAATTAAACCATAAAAAATAA
- a CDS encoding NAD-dependent epimerase/dehydratase family protein: MKRIIITGALGQIGTELVAKCREIYGNDNVLATDIREPEAGSIVAKGPFEILDVTDAEKMEQLIADFKPDTMMHMAALLSATAEQKPLLAWNLNMGGLVNALEAARKYDLQFFTPSSIGAFGPNTPKKNTPQVTIQRPNTMYGVNKVSGELLCYYYFTKFGVDTRSVRFPGLISYIKEPGGGTTDYAVDIYFQAVREGKYTSYIDRGTYMDMMFMDDAIDAIIKLMEADGGKLINRNAYNLSAMSIEPEMVKAAIQEHDPNFTVDYDVDPVRQGIAESWPDSIDTSCARGEWGFDPQYDLTAMTKRMLEGIREKENQKA, encoded by the coding sequence ATGAAAAGAATAATTATCACTGGTGCATTGGGGCAAATTGGAACAGAACTTGTTGCAAAATGTCGTGAAATTTATGGGAATGACAATGTTTTAGCAACAGATATTCGTGAACCAGAAGCAGGGTCTATTGTAGCTAAAGGTCCATTTGAAATTTTAGATGTCACTGATGCAGAAAAGATGGAACAATTAATTGCTGACTTCAAGCCTGATACGATGATGCATATGGCAGCCTTACTATCAGCAACTGCAGAACAAAAGCCATTGCTTGCTTGGAACTTAAACATGGGTGGCTTAGTCAATGCGTTAGAAGCTGCACGTAAATATGATTTACAATTCTTCACACCAAGCTCAATCGGTGCATTTGGTCCTAATACACCTAAGAAAAATACACCACAAGTTACTATCCAACGTCCAAACACAATGTATGGTGTGAACAAAGTTTCAGGAGAGTTATTATGTTATTACTACTTCACAAAGTTTGGTGTAGATACGCGTAGTGTTCGTTTCCCAGGTCTTATTTCATACATCAAAGAACCAGGTGGCGGTACGACAGATTATGCGGTTGATATATACTTCCAAGCAGTTCGTGAAGGTAAGTACACAAGTTATATTGATCGTGGAACTTATATGGATATGATGTTTATGGATGATGCAATTGATGCGATTATTAAATTAATGGAAGCAGATGGCGGTAAGTTGATTAACCGTAACGCTTACAACTTAAGTGCAATGAGTATTGAACCAGAAATGGTGAAAGCAGCAATTCAAGAACATGATCCAAACTTCACAGTAGATTATGATGTCGATCCTGTTCGTCAAGGTATCGCGGAAAGCTGGCCTGATAGCATTGATACAAGCTGTGCACGTGGTGAATGGGGCTTTGATCCACAATACGATTTGACAGCGATGACGAAGCGCATGTTAGAAGGTATCAGAGAGAAAGAGAATCAAAAAGCATAA
- a CDS encoding IS1182 family transposase yields the protein MYKEYNISQLSLPIETEISFPESDIALIINKLVESIPQETFNQYYNHRGPSSYHPKMMLKIVLYSYTQSVFSGRKMEFLLKDSCRMMWLAQGQVPSYRTINRFRVNPHMIDFIQVLFVGLRAQLLEDKVITEDALYIDGTKIEANANKYTFQWLGSTKHFSKGVIEKSNAVYKQLISEKIIPEIKRESSDELTKEELNRIEMHLDDKNETLTSKIEASQSVEIRKTLRKQRSKVRKYKKAIKDFKDRKIKYDEQMEIYGDRKSYSKTDHDATFMRMKNDHMKNGQLKPGYNLQIATNNQFILAFGVYSNPGDTRTLPSFLKSIKELYGDIPEYIVADAGYGSEQNYTMILDEFEKTPLITYSMYLKEKKRKYKNNPFITANWKYNEIDDYYVCPNNKELHFKSYRKRRDGYGYQRDFKLYKCEDCVGCPLRNECMNYRTNPTTTKSLYKNPTWDYFKAFTNKQLSDPKTKGIYKKRKIDVESAFGNLKANLGFQRLSVRTQSKVECELGIALMAVNIRKLAR from the coding sequence ATGTATAAAGAGTATAACATTTCTCAGCTTAGTCTGCCAATTGAAACTGAAATTTCTTTTCCCGAGAGTGATATTGCCCTCATTATTAATAAACTTGTAGAATCTATTCCCCAAGAAACTTTTAATCAATATTACAACCATAGAGGTCCTTCATCTTATCATCCTAAAATGATGTTAAAAATCGTTTTATACAGCTATACACAGTCTGTCTTTTCTGGTAGAAAAATGGAATTTCTACTTAAAGATAGTTGTCGTATGATGTGGTTAGCTCAAGGACAAGTCCCTTCATATCGTACAATCAATCGCTTTAGAGTTAATCCACACATGATAGATTTTATACAAGTTCTATTTGTGGGTCTTAGAGCGCAATTATTAGAAGACAAAGTGATTACAGAAGACGCCCTTTATATAGATGGAACGAAGATAGAGGCTAATGCCAATAAATATACTTTTCAATGGCTAGGTAGCACTAAGCATTTTAGTAAAGGGGTTATTGAAAAATCCAATGCGGTGTATAAACAGTTAATTTCAGAGAAGATCATACCTGAAATTAAGAGAGAATCTTCTGATGAACTAACGAAAGAAGAATTAAATCGTATTGAGATGCATTTAGATGATAAAAATGAAACGCTCACTTCTAAAATTGAAGCATCTCAAAGTGTAGAAATAAGAAAGACATTAAGAAAACAAAGAAGTAAAGTTAGAAAATATAAAAAAGCAATCAAAGATTTTAAAGATCGTAAAATAAAATATGATGAGCAGATGGAAATTTATGGTGACAGAAAAAGCTATTCTAAAACAGATCATGATGCGACCTTTATGAGAATGAAAAATGATCATATGAAGAATGGACAATTAAAGCCTGGCTATAATCTGCAGATTGCGACGAACAATCAGTTCATTTTGGCATTTGGTGTGTATAGTAATCCGGGTGATACGCGAACACTTCCTTCTTTTTTAAAATCAATCAAAGAATTATACGGTGACATTCCAGAGTACATTGTAGCTGATGCGGGATATGGTAGCGAACAAAACTATACGATGATTCTTGATGAATTCGAGAAAACACCACTCATCACATATAGTATGTATTTAAAAGAGAAGAAAAGAAAATATAAAAATAATCCATTCATAACAGCTAATTGGAAATATAATGAAATAGATGACTATTATGTATGTCCGAATAACAAAGAATTGCATTTCAAAAGTTATAGAAAAAGAAGAGACGGATATGGTTATCAGAGAGATTTCAAATTATATAAATGTGAAGATTGTGTTGGATGTCCTTTACGAAATGAATGTATGAATTACAGAACCAACCCAACTACAACAAAAAGCTTATATAAAAATCCAACTTGGGATTATTTTAAAGCATTCACAAATAAGCAGCTTTCAGATCCAAAAACGAAAGGCATCTACAAAAAACGAAAAATAGATGTCGAATCAGCATTTGGAAATCTGAAGGCTAATTTGGGTTTCCAAAGGTTATCAGTTCGCACTCAATCAAAGGTTGAATGCGAATTAGGAATCGCACTTATGGCAGTAAACATCAGAAAACTAGCCAGATAA
- a CDS encoding glycine C-acetyltransferase codes for MVQRLHDFLEENINYLKDNGLYNEIDTIEGANGPKIKIAGKEYINLSSNNYLGLATDADLKVAAKEAVDSHGVGAGAVRTINGTLDLHDELEKTLAEFKGTEAAIAYQSGFNCNMAAISAVMNKNDAILSDELNHASIIDGCRLSKAKIIRVNHSDMDDLRQKAKDAVESGQYNKVMYITDGVFSMDGDVAKLPEIVEICEEYGIMVYVDDAHGSGVMGKGAGTVKHFGLQDKVDFQIGTLSKAIGVVGGYVAGTQKLIDWLKVQSRPFLFSTSLAPADTKAITTAVKKLMASTELHDQLWDNANYLKEGLNKLGFNTGESETPITPVIIGDEKKTQAFSKRLMEEGVYVKSIVFPTVSRGTGRVRNMPTAAHTKEMLDEALAVYERVGKELDIIS; via the coding sequence GTGGTACAAAGACTACACGACTTTCTAGAAGAGAATATTAATTATTTGAAAGATAATGGATTATACAACGAGATTGACACAATTGAAGGGGCAAATGGTCCTAAAATCAAAATTGCAGGCAAAGAATATATCAACTTATCATCAAACAACTATTTAGGCCTTGCGACAGATGCAGATTTAAAAGTAGCAGCAAAAGAAGCTGTTGATTCGCATGGTGTCGGTGCGGGTGCAGTTCGTACAATTAATGGAACACTTGATTTGCATGATGAATTAGAAAAAACATTGGCGGAATTCAAAGGGACAGAAGCAGCAATTGCTTACCAATCAGGTTTTAACTGTAATATGGCAGCAATTTCAGCTGTAATGAACAAAAATGATGCAATTTTATCAGATGAACTTAATCATGCTTCAATCATTGATGGTTGTCGTTTATCAAAAGCTAAAATTATTCGTGTAAACCACTCAGATATGGATGATTTGCGTCAAAAAGCAAAAGATGCAGTCGAGTCAGGTCAATACAATAAAGTAATGTATATCACAGATGGTGTTTTCAGTATGGATGGTGATGTTGCAAAATTACCTGAAATTGTAGAAATCTGTGAAGAATATGGCATTATGGTTTACGTCGATGATGCACACGGTTCAGGCGTTATGGGTAAAGGTGCTGGTACGGTGAAACATTTCGGTTTACAAGATAAGGTAGACTTCCAAATCGGTACATTATCTAAAGCGATTGGTGTTGTAGGTGGTTATGTTGCAGGTACGCAAAAATTGATTGACTGGTTAAAGGTCCAATCACGTCCATTCTTATTCTCAACTTCTTTAGCACCAGCAGATACTAAGGCGATTACAACTGCGGTGAAAAAGTTGATGGCATCTACGGAGTTACATGACCAGTTATGGGATAATGCCAACTACCTTAAAGAAGGCTTAAATAAATTAGGCTTCAATACAGGTGAGTCTGAAACACCGATTACACCAGTGATTATCGGCGATGAGAAGAAAACACAAGCATTTAGTAAGCGTTTGATGGAAGAAGGCGTATATGTTAAATCAATCGTCTTTCCAACAGTTTCACGAGGCACAGGTCGTGTACGTAATATGCCAACAGCTGCACATACGAAAGAAATGTTAGATGAAGCATTAGCTGTGTATGAACGTGTTGGTAAAGAATTAGATATCATTTCATAA
- the tuf gene encoding elongation factor Tu: MAKEKFDRSKTHANIGTIGHVDHGKTTLTAAIATVLAKHGDSIAQSYDMIDNAPEEKERGITINTSHIEYQTEKRHYAHVDCPGHADYVKNMITGAAQMDGGILVVSAADGPMPQTREHILLSRNVGVPALVVFLNKVDMVDDEELLELVEMEVRDLLSEYDFPGDDVPVIAGSALKALEGDAAYEEKILELMNAVDEYIPTPERDSDKPFMMPVEDVFSITGRGTVATGRVERGQIKVGEEVEIIGLTDESAKTTVTGVEMFRKLLDYAEAGDNIGALLRGVSREDVQRGQVLAAPGSITPHTKFKAEVYVLSKDEGGRHTPFFSNYRPQFYFRTTDVTGVVNLPEGTEMVMPGDNVEMEVELISPIAIEDGTRFSIREGGRTVGSGVVTEIHK, from the coding sequence ATGGCAAAAGAAAAATTTGATCGCTCAAAAACACATGCCAATATTGGTACTATCGGTCACGTTGACCATGGTAAAACTACTTTAACAGCTGCTATCGCAACTGTATTAGCAAAACACGGTGACAGCATTGCACAATCATACGACATGATTGACAACGCTCCAGAGGAAAAAGAACGTGGTATCACAATCAATACTTCACACATCGAATACCAAACTGAAAAACGTCACTATGCACACGTTGACTGCCCAGGTCACGCTGACTATGTTAAAAACATGATCACTGGTGCTGCACAAATGGACGGTGGTATCTTAGTAGTATCTGCTGCTGACGGTCCAATGCCACAAACTCGTGAGCACATCTTATTATCACGTAACGTTGGTGTACCAGCATTAGTAGTATTCTTAAACAAAGTTGACATGGTTGACGATGAAGAATTATTAGAATTAGTAGAAATGGAAGTTCGTGACTTATTATCTGAATACGACTTCCCAGGCGATGACGTACCTGTAATCGCTGGTTCAGCATTAAAAGCTTTAGAAGGCGATGCTGCATACGAAGAAAAAATCTTAGAATTAATGAACGCTGTAGATGAGTACATCCCAACTCCAGAACGTGACTCTGACAAACCATTCATGATGCCAGTTGAGGACGTATTCTCAATCACTGGTCGTGGTACAGTAGCTACTGGCCGTGTTGAACGTGGTCAAATCAAAGTTGGTGAAGAAGTTGAAATCATCGGTTTAACTGACGAATCAGCTAAAACAACTGTTACTGGTGTAGAAATGTTCCGTAAGTTATTAGACTACGCTGAAGCTGGTGACAACATTGGTGCATTATTACGTGGTGTTTCACGTGAAGATGTACAACGTGGTCAAGTATTAGCTGCTCCAGGTTCAATTACACCACACACAAAATTTAAAGCGGAAGTTTACGTATTATCAAAAGACGAAGGTGGACGTCACACACCATTCTTCTCTAACTACCGCCCACAATTCTATTTCCGTACTACTGACGTAACTGGTGTTGTTAACTTACCAGAAGGTACTGAAATGGTAATGCCTGGCGATAACGTTGAAATGGAAGTTGAATTAATTTCTCCAATCGCTATCGAAGACGGTACTCGTTTCTCAATCCGTGAAGGTGGACGTACTGTAGGATCAGGCGTTGTAACTGAAATCCACAAATAA